The following nucleotide sequence is from Anas acuta chromosome 11, bAnaAcu1.1, whole genome shotgun sequence.
CTATTTCTTCACAAGCAATgtacaaaacaatttttgaagATAGAAAAAGAGATTTGTTTATCTTTGCACATTTTGTCTTCAAACTGCTTTGCTGGGCTGGTAGTTCTAAAAAAATGGGAAGGCAACTACATATCTTTTGAGAAATTAgaacaaaaaaagtgtttgaaatactttttcgTTAAGAATGAACTGTTAGTTATTTTCTCTAGTAATGTCACACAAACTAATAAGTTGTCTTGAATAAATTGTCTCTCTTTTAATGCTTCCAAATCCAAACATTATACACATACATGGAAGTATATGAGTAAATAGATTGTAATATCTTCAATTTTATACCTTTTAATTCTACTTTTTATGATATTACCAGAAAGCAATAATGGCTCAGGTAGAAGAAAAGCGGAAGAAGAAACAactggaggaagagaagagaaaatgggaagaaCACGAGGAAGAACAGCGCCTAGCACGAGAAAAAGAACTGATACAAAAACAGTTTGAAGAAGATAtgcttaaacaaaaacaaaaagaggtggttttctgtattttgcttaATGCAGATAAATGGACATTTTTTACTGATTTATCTGTATGTACTAAACTTAGAAGCTATGAATAGAGGGAAGACTATGTTTTGATTATTCTAGTATATTACtttgatatattatttttaagtagagTAAAAGATGACAGGATATATTTTGAAACTGTGCAAGGGATTTTGCCACATCTCCACTAACAGGACCATAACTGCTCTAAAGCATGAATATAAGTCCTTCAGAGTTTCAAAATGATAAACAGACTTCTGCCTACCAAATTCAGAGTCTGTAATAATACtattttttgaggaaaacagTTCCTCACCTTCAAAATGGTACTGCCtcctcattttgaaaatgaaaactaccTGAAATTTCTACATTTGAAACCAAAATCTGTTTCCTCAATTAATATAGTACAATATAGGTTTAaggcaagttttttttttggacaaggGCCTTTTCAGAAAGATGAATGAATAATAACTGGCAAAAATGCACTTGTGGTTTTAAATAatgtagaaaaatacattttaaacataaattttaaattaaaaaaataccacaaagtCTGCGATCCAATTATTGTTGTTGATAAGTTGATGCTTTTAAGATGGTTCAGTATCATGAACTTTATCTAACTGGATGTGCTTTTACTCTGGATTAAAGAGTTTCCAGAATATAATTTGGACAAATTGTTTAAAAAGTTGTTGATGTTCTAGAACTTTCACCTCTGTAACTATTGCTGAACTTTCAAgcttgtttcatttaaaaattaaactgaaagtAACATTTTGACCATTGGTGTACAcaaatttgacatttttatatattcttaACCTCTTACAGAAGAATCTGTAGAAGGTTAAAGCCATACTCTTCTTTTGGCACAGTAGCAGCTATAAGTGTTAGCAGAATTCTGCGATGTCATAAAACAGactgttttcaaaagcataGCCTCCTCAAGAGCCTGCAGAAATACGGATGCTtgatttctctgcattttctggagGGAAAGGTATAGAATCTGCGCGTAGATGCTAGAAGAAACTGCTAAAAATTAGGAAAAGTCATATTTCTATGTAATCGCTCAGCTCCTTCCAAACATGTCATGCTATCGGTTTTGCTTTCACTGGCAAATGCAATGGAATTGGGGTATGAGATGGTAGTATCAGTTTGGATAGGAGTTGTTCCTTGGCCCAGTCATCTTGAACCCACCGGGTCTAAAAATATAAGCCTCAGATTTAGGGATGTTCTGCCTTTGTTAGGGAGCTTTCTACTGCCTCCTTTCTGTGGAAATAGGAGGAAggattcttatttttatttgggcttttatttcattaaaccACATTGATGATAGATAGCTGAAATCAGATGACATTTATGAAAGGACTAATTTATCAGAAAGGAGTTAAATATCCAAATAAGTAAGAGGATCCAAATAAGTAAGAGGATCTAGATGCTGGCTTTTTAATGCTTGGATTGAATGCCTTTCATCAGCACAGCAGAATGCAGGGCTTCTGAATTTACCATTAAAAACTTAAATGTTAGGTATTGTGTCTACTCAACtagttcttgttgttttttgttttttttgttttgttttgttttaaatgctttacTCAAAAAAAGAATGTATGTTGACATGATTTCTGTAAACATTGGGGTTTATATGGAGGTTAAATAATCCTATTTTATTCTCAAatgatcacatttttttttctaaaggaacTTGTGACTCTTAAAACAAATGAGATCTATCACACGATGCAGAAAGCTCAAGAATTAGCACAGAGATTAAAACAAGAACAGCGTATTCAAGATTTGGCTCAGAAGGGACATGACATTTCAAAACTTAAGAAGAATCTTGGTGGCAAGTACCAATCTTTTCATATTCAGTTTGCTTGTTCCTGTGGTGTTTGCACACGAGGTGCCAGTGTTCTTTCTTTGTCAGTCTGCTTTTGTAATAAGGCTCCTTTGACTCAGGAATCAAATtccatttcagtttatttaaagaGCCTTCAAAACAAGTGTCGTTGTTAACTAATACTATGAGTACTGTATTTTAgtatattactattattatataACTTCAAATGCTACATTgcataaaggaagaaatataagGCTGTCACCAGGAAGGCATATGGAATATTCAGACCTATAAATGGTCAACTTGATTTTCAGTGAAACAGGCGGAGTATTCAGATCTGAATCATAGTTCTCAAccttttgctttgtgttctAAGCAACAATAGTTCGATAACCTGATAGCATAGCTTAAATGGAATATATGTtgctacattttttaaaaaaaagctacattaaaaaaaagccttgattCTTTTTAGGTGACACTGAATTGGAAAATTGTAATACTGACACTTCATATCAACGTCATAACTTTTCTGATGACATTAGCAGTAATATTGATCGGCAGACTTCTCGGAAAGACACCGCTGTACAGACAGGTACACAGCCCTTCCACTTAATTACCCTGGTGTACCGAAATACAGGCAGTGGAACAGCATATTGGTGTAACTTAGCAACAGGGCCAAATCACTGTCATTCAGAATGGAATAAAGCTAGCAAGAAATACTTGGACAGACACAGGCATATTAGAATATTACCATATATCACTGTATTCTAAATAAACAATATGCCTATATAGTTGTTACCTGCCAATTACAAAGTCAAATCAGCCAGTCTGAAGTATGGTGTTGGCTTAGTCATGGTTACAAGCCCTGCAGGACTAAATTTATTAAGGCATTTAGTTATATATTTTAGTAATTTTCAGTGTGAATATTCACAGGCTTATATAACATGCTTTGCTATCAAGCTGGGATAAATCCTTGAAGATGCTGACAGAAATACTGTCATAATCCTGGAATTAGAAAACTAGACTAATTGGAAAATGAAAGGTTATATTCAACCGtttagaaaagctttttataaTTCTTCCTAAATATCCAGACAAAATTGTGGGTCTATGTAGATGGAATACCTGCTGGTCTTTATCTTGATTATGTATCAcactattaaaacaaacaaacaaaagaaaaaataagtatgaTTCTATGTCTATTATTCTATGAACTTAGTATACATTCATTCATGTTGTAGGTGAGGCCTCAATGAGTAGATTGAATGGAAATATACCTTGTATATTTACCTTGTATATTTACCTTGGAAATTTACTTtgtatttagaaaattattagCTTCTTAACACttgagaagagaaagctttaatttatttgtatttgcataagcaaaaattaataattttggttttgataaTGCTGGTAGAAATTTTACTAGAAATTCAGAGCATTTACaaagtaattaatatttttgtatatgcCAATTAGTAAAGAAAGAGGCTGgattttcagtaatttaaaaattgaacaaaatatttccattggAAGACAAAGATTAGGAAAGTAAGTTTCTGATAGTAGCACTATGATTATGACCAAACCATCAGCATTCTAAAGTACTAAACAGGAGCTGTATTTTGCTCTTAACCAGTGGGTACCAAGGATAAAACTGAATTTGGCATTTTAAGATAATATAGTTTCATTTTACTTACAGTTTAACTTTGCAGTGACTTGATTTTGTtctctaatctttttttttctccttactcAAATTGCTTGTATTGATCTTATATTTTTCCACatcaaaaaggataaaaatcaCCATAAAACTGTAGCAACTGGTTTTTGAATAAAATCAGCAATGGTAGATTGATGTGCAGACAACATTCAAACAAGTTATTTGAATAACTTACACTTgaagttaaaatacatttttttttagatgactGTAATACTTCAGCATGTATTGATTCAGTTGAGGGAAGAAGTATGTGTTGTGGATCCCCTGATATTTCCACAGAATATAAGGAAACCTCCAACAGCAacaaatatcagaaagaaatgcaatatacagataaaaataaaatttcaggaCAAGAGAATGGTGGCATCTACAGTGAGCTATACGAACAAtatgcaagaaaagaaagacaagttAAATCATCAGAAAAACATACTAAAAGACCTGACTGGAACATAAACAAGCCTGGGAAAAGATATATTCCAGCATCAGAAAGATACCCTAAACAGCTACAAAAACAAAGGGAAGCAAACAAAGTGAGACGGCAAATGGAGCTGCTTCAGCTGGTAGAAAGAAATACCCCTAGGAATCTCTGCCCAAAAAACAGATCTCCTTCACCTCACGAAGAAATGAACATGAAGAATAAGAGACATAGGATCAGAAAGGTAACTACATTTTCTCTAGCACAAATGATGAGTATTTTTGACTTACTTCACTCAGTTCTGCCTGGATGTAACTCAAGCTCTGAGAATTTTCACCTACCCTTTGCGTAAAGAACAGTaccacagcagtgttttgtttactttgtgTTTCTGTTATGATCAGAACATCTtgatttttgtcatttattgTTGTTTCATTCTGCCAAAGCATGTATTTGATATAGTTTATTATTGTTTCATTATGTAAAAAGGGAGCTGGATTGAAAGTAGTATGTGGGATGAAATGGTATCACTGACTTGAGCATTTCTGTCCATTGTGTAGTGGTGCTGGTTAATAGATCAGGAGTACCTGTCCAGTTCTTATTTCTGCAAAGAATCCGTGCTACTGAGGATGTACTCTAATGTCATAAAAATGTATACTTCTTAGCGGAGttgggtttttttcttccccatttgcAGTAAGCATGTGTAGCATGTGGCTGGGAAAAAACAATTCTCATATAAAAAACAATTCTCATATAAAAAACAATTCTCATATAAAGAAATACTATTAAATATATTCCTgcctgctctctctctctctgtatgtatgtatacatacataaacaCCTACATTTCTCTCACCTGCCAGTAGAAAAAATGCTGGTGTTGAAAAGGTGTCCACCTTAATATTGTTTAGTCATTTGCTTATTATGGCTACATACACATATTTTAGAAGctgtgggtaaaaaaaaaaaaataaaaaaaaaaaaggtttgtgaAATTACATAGCTAGATAGCTGTTCACATAGGTGCCTTTGAAGATTTATTCATCTGTTAAACCaagtttgttggtttttaatTAGATTAATAGTAAATCATATGATTAACGGTAAATAAGTTTTGCATGTATGTTATTGAAAgctaaattttcaaaaattcctTTCCTGAAAAAAGGGGTAATGAATTTTAAGCAGATTTTTAAGACAGTTAAGCTGTGCATGATACCAtaagaagaattttaatttaattagaaaaCTTCTACTGACTGTATATAACAATAGGACCTTTCCTTTATTAATCATTGCTTTGGGCTAAACTTTTCAGGAATTTCAGAACAAACTTGTTTTGAGAAATTACAGTGTTTAGTATAAAAATATGgagggtttttattttacttttgacTTTCTTGGTTTTCTCCTAGGAAGAACAATTACATAAGAATAATTTGAATGAAGAAAGGTATGTCAATACTCTGCCTTAATGCaaagtataaatatatagatagtAAAATATGCATGCTTTTCTTTCCGgattttaactgttttaaataatttacatgCAACTAGTTTTCTACTATTAAAAGTACAgaagagaagacaaaacaagCTAGTTGTAAACAATAAATAGCTAGTATAAAGGCAAAGTAACAGAGCAGAAGTGCAGTCCTCTGAGCGTTTTTGTCTACTTTTTAAGAAACTTAATCAtattacttttgtattttttatatgtTAACTGAAATTGTTTCATACAGGTCTGACTCACCACCTGTTCCAGCAGTTAAGAACAGGTTACACGAAgtacaacaaaaacagacacaTACTTCTAATTTCCTGGTGCACAACAACAATagtagaagagagaaaaatatcaagACAGATGCACAGCAGAGGAGCTCCCCTCCCCTAGTTACAGAAGCTGGAAGACCCCCGTCTTCACAGTTCATTCCGTATGTTCGAACAAATGAAGTGTATTATCTTGATCCAGAAGCACCAGTGACTAGACCTTCAACACATGACCCACAATATCAACAGTTGAATGGTACTGAAATGTATTATGATCTGATTCATGTAGAAGAGATGTTGGAGTGATTTAGTTCAACGTACTACATGTTGTTCAATTTGATATCTGTTTTTCACTGAATTCTGCTGTAACCCATGTTTGTCAGAGCACTGTACAGAATGCCTATACAACCAAATTTAtactttgtattaaaaaaaaaaaaaagcaaaaaaaaattaattcttttatctgtccttttctgtttgtttgtttatctttaCTGAACTACAATTGCACTTCTCTGGCATTACTACATACAGATTTTGGTCTTAGGAACCTAAGTTGTATTTGACTTAAAGTGATCACAACCTAATAGCAACCAAAACCTGATTTTCACAAGCTGTGAAAATCTAGTACAAAATTAGAACAAAATGTATAGGAGTATTGTTAACTGATTtgatatgtatttatttttagattcttACCAAACACCACGACAGATTTTTAGCTCTGATCACACTAGAGATCCTCTTCTAAATCCTGATGTAGTTAAAATCAGAGAGAGACAACAAGCAATTCTCAAGGGACTGTCAGAATTACGCCAGGTAAGCAAAAAGTCATTGATAAACGTGTGTCTACATACCGAAGTCAAAATGAACATTGCAAACTATTACATAGTCATAAGTCATagtcatttttaattcattttttttttctatcctatAAGTTTTGGGCCTCGACCTCTACCTTTCCtcattaattttgctttagTTAATGCATTACTTCCATCCTTGGACTCTTAAGGACTATGAACTATGTAGTCCTTAGATTCACTGTGATAAGGTGGAATACCTGAGAAAACTTGAAAACAAGAGGAGTAACTTTATTACTGTCCAGGTATTGATATAGGATTACCTAtagtaaaaatgtttcaatatcaaagggaaaaaaggacaGTATTTTAACAGAACATTCAAACCTTTGTTATATGACTGGTAAGCCACTCATGCCAGAGTTACGTAGATGGCACAGAAAGTTAGAGGGGTGGTAATCAAGTATCAGGCATGGAATATTCCAATCTGTAAATATTATGTGTGAAAATCCTTATAAAATCTTTCTGAGTTAGCTGTGTTTTTGCTAATGTTTAAAATTCAGGATTTGTCAAATCAGTCAGGTGTTGtgagtaaaaagaaaatgtaatttggtGTAATAACACAGGCAACCAGAGGCAAAAGCCTTTTGCCTGTCTATGTATACATTGTTCAATTTGTAGTAAGTCACTGGTAACTATTAGGTCTTCAGGATTGCCCAAGGGATTTTGAACAAGGCAAGACTGTCTTTAAGTCTTGCTACACATTGCAGTAGATTAAAGAAGCACAAAGGTTATAGTTGGTAACTGTGAAGTTAcgtatttttctgtttggagtcagaataccaaaaaaaagatactgtcAAGCTTCAAGTTATTAAAACATGAGTGAATTTGATACTCAACCTGCTAGCAGTGAACTGTGGTCCAGAGTAGGTTCAAACCGCAGGCCTGGACAATCACAAGAAGAGTTTTCTTTCATGCTTCTAAATGGTCTGATAGAGgactgcaagagaaaaaagaaaatttttcttTAGGTTTGCAATTCTTCTTTGAGGACTATTAAAGATATGTATGTATTGGTATCATCCTTTTTTTGAATGACTCCATAGTGATACTAGTGACTTTATTATTAGATTGTTAGATCTAATTAGATTGTTTTGTGATTAGATTGTTTATTATTAGAATATTAGATTGTGacttttattagattttttttattagattaGTGACATTTATTATTAGATAgttttttagaaaaattatatatagctgaaaagtaaataaatgtataagAAGACATATAATAAAGCATATACATAGGAGCactattaatttttcttcagattaaaggagaaaattgtGTAAATGATCCAAATTAAAGAAGGAAACTGACAGACTTAAGTACAATGGAGTACCATTAGTTATCTCCTGGTCTGCTTTAGAGAAACACATGTGCATACCTAGTGCTTCAGTAACAAGTAAATCCCTTGCACAAATGAGGTGTCAGCCATGGCATACTTAACCTGTAATTTTAGAAAAGATGTGACACAAGAACACTGAAGCGTCAGTTTCTCATGACTTCCAGGTAGATTTCCCTAGATAGATGACTTTCTTCATAACTAGAACAGGTCTTTCCTAATGcccattaatatttttgttaaatatccACAACTTCCAAGTGTTTTGTATTCAGACTTCATTTGCCAATGGTAGTTCAGTTAAGAATGAAGCCAACGTCTTCAAAGCACAATTTGAGTTTTGTGCATGCTGAGGTGAACAAAATCCATGAATATTTAATGAGGCTTAAAGTGGTAATATCATTGTTGGCAAATGTAGGAGACACAAGCCTGGGAACATTTTTGCTGCACAGTGAGTATTCAGGCCCTAACAATATCTAAAAACTAACATTAAGGGTAGTCTTTCAGTGAAGGTTGGTTCTTGAAGAGTTAGAAgttttttaagttctttttaaaatatcctaGCAGCCACAGAATGCATTTGGGACATTACCTGTTGAACTGAGGTGCTCTATCTGTTTTGGGTTGGTTATTTCATTGAGAAAGACTGAATAGTGCAATATTTTGTATGAAATATAAGCAAGCCAAAGAGCAGAGCTTAGTTTTTCTATTTTAGGAGATAATCTAGTCTTGTTCTTTTAAATGATAATATACAcaattttatgtatatatatctatcCAATTAATAGTTTCAGAATACACATATACAGCTATATTTGGTCAGTCTTTAGCCTTTAAAACCCATATAGAGtatatagaaaaatatgatCAGGATGTTTTAGTAACAGTGTAGCTGAACTCACTGGACCCTGGATACACCAGTGAATACTAAAGGGCCACGAGGGCCCTCTTCTGCCCAGTGAAGGATCAGTCTGTAATGGCATTTGTTACAACTCAGCAAGTCTCCCTTTGTCTTAGTTGCTCAGTGAAGTCTTCTTCTGTATTTCAGGTGATGGCAGTAATAAGAATTATCAGCAGACTTTAGTTTTCTTGCTTAAATCAAAGTTGTCAGTGGAATAAGCCTGAGTTTCTTCATCCAGCAAAGTGGACTAAGTATTTGTGAAAAAAGAAGAGTCAACACTGTgttctcttttttaaaagacacaACAGCTACAAAACAGTCAGTACATACCAGAGCATCTTATTTTCCTAGGGCAATAAAAGCACAATAAAAACACTTGCTAGCAGGTTGTAGCCTGTAACGGCTAACTGAGCTTGCTGACTACCAGCAGGCTGTCTAAGGACAGgcaaagcaagaaagcaagaactTGTTACTTGTCCCTGTGTGTGTATTTTCCCTTACTGTCCTCTAAAGCCCTTTTACAATACTTGTGAatagcccttttttttttctttcttttttttggagtggtcaatgtttgtttgttttttttcacttcagctcAGGGCCattttaaggcaaaaaaaaatactgcttttgttttgtaactTGCTACTAATTGCAATAACACTCTATAATAAGCGTCATTGTTGCAAAGGGACTAAATAAGTCCACTGACTTATTAACATAAATAGTAGTTACTGCTGTtgattagttaaaaaaaaaaaaaaaagtaatttatcaAGTAAGTGAAAgtaggcagctgctgcttttgaaataaTGCAAAGTCTAACAGGCTTCTATGCTAACTTAAGCCTGTTCTGTGTGATCTGTCTCCCCTTCTGTGCCACTAGGATGACCAGTTGTTGAGGTGCTGAGCTGTAACATCAGCCTAGAACCCTTATCATTGATAAAGGTCTTGCAATCTAACATTGTTAccattgcagcttttctcttAATACTGTCTTGGTACCATACTTCAGACAGATCTAAAACAGATAGCAAGGGGTCACATGCAGCTCCTCATATGATCCTGTTAATCACAGTAAAAAGACTATTTCAAATTTATGAATGTACCTGACACAGCTGATATGTATTACTTATACACATGGCCAAAGATACAATCGTAAGGACTTTTGTTACAGGTTTTCTCAATTTTCTAGTACCAGAGCAGGAACCTTTTACGTTTGAGCATAAATATGCACATCCTCATACTTCTGTCACTGTTCTGGGTCAAAAGGTAACACTCTCCTTTGTCTTAGAGAATAATCAATGCTAATACTACACGCTGGTACCTACCAAGTTCTGGGGTTTGGCTGCATAAAAGACCATGCTAGAATACTACAAGCGTAGTGATGGCGCACAAGACAGTAAGTTAATACAATGAAAATGCCATGTCTCTGCTGCATAGGCATCCCTGGAAACATTAGGCTGGGCTACGACTTCAGTCACACTTCAGCAAGTCTTTTGCACGAATCAGGAAAGCCTGAGTTCCCTCCCTTATGAATGCGTTATGTTGTACTGCTTTAAGTTGTGTGTTTAAACAGCATTGCACCTCACTAGCACACTTATTAGTTCAGGCTGCATAAGGCAGACAGAGCATTCATGtttatattacatttatttcaggGCCTCCTACAGAAGCAAAAAGAGTTGGAGTCTGGACTAATTCCCACCATAACTCAGGAAGAGAATTTTATTTCACCCTTTTGAAAGGTACATGTAACTGTACGagttcttaaaaatgtaaaggCAGAGCATGTTGCTAATGTAATTAATTGTGAACCATTTTATTATGCAAATTTTGATAGTATTACAGGGTTATATTGCTTTTGAGATTGAAGATACATTAAACTAATGATGTTGTGTAGAAAGGTCCTCATACTACATGAAGAAACGTCCATTTAGTAGAAACCACCAAGCCACTGTACAAAAATGGATGTATACAGTActgtttatgcattttttgataaataaaaagattaaagaatCATTCCAAATGGCTTCAGGAGTTGGTAGGTATTTTTAACCACATAAAACTGCTTGTACTTACTCAGACAGGTTTTAGGCTTAGACAAATTAATTGTCTATGAACTTAATCTCAGATTTTAACACCTCAGCACTGCTGATTGCAACATGCACACATACCCCCCCAGCTCCCGTTAAAACAGGATAGCAGCACTTAATGTTGTAATGGCTGGGTCCAAAATAACAGAATGCAGTTTAAAGAAGTCAACTTATAAGTAGTCTGAACAGGTCAGCATTCAATACTTCCAGCCAGAATAGgaacaaatgcatttaaaataaatattttagcctTCAAGAGAAAGGATAATTTggagtaaaacattttttcttccagatctCTGCAGAAGATGCCTAACCTGAATTAATTTTAGTTGATATGCAATAAAACCACTGAACCTCCAACCAAAGATTCCTTCTAGGAGCAACTGTTTTTTAGAAATAACCTGACTATAAAGGTACCTTACAGCAGTAGCTGAGGGAATAAATGTGCactctttcctctccctttgcaTGCCAAGTCATGTAATAGGTGAGAATCTATAGTTGACATTATACTTGGTAAAACAGTTTTTCCACAAAATTCATTATCATTTTATTGGTAcaagggcttttttttgttttttttttttgatagattACTTGCCTGGTAAGATTACTGCTAAACTACTTTGGTCATGGTTTGTTCCTAATTTAATAAGTGAATCAAACAATTAATAGAAGAGAAGCTATTCAACATCAGGGAAAAgtgtacttttttgttttgaaaaaaagactttggacaacttgaaaacaaaaactgtaaaCGTAAGAGTCAGGGTTTTAGCGTATGTAAAGTCATCAGTGAAACTAACCAGATAATTCTGACACACCAGAGCTACTTTTCTATCAGCTACTGTTCTCCAGAAGCCTTTGAGTCAGAAAATGCTGCGTGATGAGTGAATTACAGAATTGCTATAGAAAATGCAAGGTTAACTTAGCACATGGGAAACTAAAAAGGACAGCATTAAGAAACAGATCTCCGTGTTTATGACAGTACtagttttaaaaaagagaaaagcagagtgaTCGCTATGCTGAAGGAGaggagtgagaggagtgaggatTTTCTAGTGCAAAGCTGAACTGCCACTGTCATTAAGACTAGCTTTGTCCTTCTCATTACTCTAAAACTACAATGGGAAATAAAAGTTGTAAGATCATTCTGATGTTGTTCTAATAAGCATGCAGCTTCAAAATTAGACAAAGATAATTGCtagatatgaaataaaatttgggTACTTTTTTGTGTACTTTGAAAACAGTATAAAAACCACAGACAATGCAATGTGTTAGCAAGTCCCTTGTGCATtaagagtttattttattttgtaatggaACCGCACCATTAATCTAattgaggtattttttttccaaaatccagTCATTAAAATAACTACGCTGCCTTATGGCTATGTAAAAACATTTGTACAAAATAGTGtcaaataaatacagaagtttTGATATTTATGTAAAGAAAAGTGATTTGGATACTCTTACAGTTAAAGAAAACTTGCCGTTTCAGATATTTTAGGCAAACATTCAGTTTTACATTAAAACAGACTTCAAACTGAAGCCTATGTACAGGTCAAATACAAATGTAGAAACTTAAAAGTGCCAACAAACAAGATAATTCAAGtacaataaatgttaaaaaatatatatatttatttcaattttcagaTGCTTCCAACAGGTACAGGCCATCATGGTTTAAATaagacaagaaaacatttgAGATAAAGGACAAGAAACATATTGTTccagaataaaatagaaattgttATTTCACCAttctagaaacagaaaagtccACATCAACTTAAAAAAAGACTTACgagtttatttctgttttgaatatgGCCTGGAAGAATCACAATTTATATCCCAACCACCAGGCGATGATGACTTTTCTGTATCCATGCTTTGACTGTAAGCAGATAGAAAATAATTGCCCCCTTCTTGGTTTTGATTTGCAGAAATCGGGTATGTTGTTCCCAGAAAAGTCTGATGAGTGAGTAAATTAAATTGACTGAATTGATGGGACATGTTTAATTGTCTGCTGTAAACTTGGAAGTTACTAGAAGGAGCTTGTTCAACTGagttctgttttcctccttcagcAGAACATGTTGTAGAAACTGGAGGAATTGGCTGTATTTCTTTCAAGTCAGTTTTAGAAGTCTTTTCCATCAAACCAATTTGTGCTTCAGGAGGTAACTCTGGAGCTGATACACAACTTTCTTTTGTATCTACTCCGTGTGAGCCCTTGGC
It contains:
- the CCDC66 gene encoding coiled-coil domain-containing protein 66 isoform X1 yields the protein MNLGDGLKLETEVLDGKPRLILASYDKSRLSVKMGNKGRVPKQALRIRHTGHILRSTQNACIKQENLAKPRTESSLSMTKGEKMQVTKPSNEATDRDHSLIFQRDNTNRKTDSENLDVKKSKQRHQNPHIHVSAEDLGNLVCLTQEQLQQILMTVKEGTRSIFETHNEKQEETAANESSEENTSFLEKCYNEVSSVPDEVNSNSSRKQESYLQQGQKVTKESWKPADMFTTLGEREGEKALLEFKKTRWKKELDEQVALKKKLKETLEEEVGCFWAKSGNEKTHTEKMGTANPDKEAVPQEQPSKHEQQKKWLEELDKQKEEAKLRKTEEKLNLSKAEEHDRWAMHFDSLKNHLNANAQHPLNGMYKKQPESLCLSPDPKELTAFVHPFSPAALGNLMPSKVENAEKVAKSSALDHSQKVSFLRSMTALLDPAQIEERDRRRQKQLEHQKAIMAQVEEKRKKKQLEEEKRKWEEHEEEQRLAREKELIQKQFEEDMLKQKQKEELVTLKTNEIYHTMQKAQELAQRLKQEQRIQDLAQKGHDISKLKKNLGGDTELENCNTDTSYQRHNFSDDISSNIDRQTSRKDTAVQTDDCNTSACIDSVEGRSMCCGSPDISTEYKETSNSNKYQKEMQYTDKNKISGQENGGIYSELYEQYARKERQVKSSEKHTKRPDWNINKPGKRYIPASERYPKQLQKQREANKVRRQMELLQLVERNTPRNLCPKNRSPSPHEEMNMKNKRHRIRKEEQLHKNNLNEERSDSPPVPAVKNRLHEVQQKQTHTSNFLVHNNNSRREKNIKTDAQQRSSPPLVTEAGRPPSSQFIPYVRTNEVYYLDPEAPVTRPSTHDPQYQQLNDSYQTPRQIFSSDHTRDPLLNPDVVKIRERQQAILKGLSELRQGLLQKQKELESGLIPTITQEENFISPF
- the CCDC66 gene encoding coiled-coil domain-containing protein 66 isoform X3; its protein translation is MNLGDGLKLETEVLDGKPRLILASYDKSRLSVKMGNKGRVPKQALRIRHTGHILRSTQNACIKQENLAKPRTESSLSMTKGEKMQVTKPSNEATDRDHSLIFQRDNTNRKTDSENLDVKKSKQRHQNPHIHVSAEDLGNLVCLTQEQLQQILMTVKEGTRSIFETHNEKQEETAANESSEENTSFLEKCYNEVSSVPDEVNSNSSRKQESYLQQGQKVTKESWKPADMFTTLGEREGEKALLEFKKTRWKKELDEQVALKKKLKETLEEEVGCFWAKSGNEKTHTEKMGTANPDKEAVPQEQPSKHEQQKKWLEELDKQKEEAKLRKTEEKLNLSKAEEHDRWAMHFDSLKNHLNANAQHPLNGMYKKQPESLCLSPDPKELTAFVHPFSPAALGNLMPSKVENAEKVAKSSALDHSQKVSFLRSMTALLDPAQIEERDRRRQKQLEHQKAIMAQVEEKRKKKQLEEEKRKWEEHEEEQRLAREKELIQKQFEEDMLKQKQKEELVTLKTNEIYHTMQKAQELAQRLKQEQRIQDLAQKGHDISKLKKNLGGDTELENCNTDTSYQRHNFSDDISSNIDRQTSRKDTAVQTEYKETSNSNKYQKEMQYTDKNKISGQENGGIYSELYEQYARKERQVKSSEKHTKRPDWNINKPGKRYIPASERYPKQLQKQREANKVRRQMELLQLVERNTPRNLCPKNRSPSPHEEMNMKNKRHRIRKEEQLHKNNLNEERSDSPPVPAVKNRLHEVQQKQTHTSNFLVHNNNSRREKNIKTDAQQRSSPPLVTEAGRPPSSQFIPYVRTNEVYYLDPEAPVTRPSTHDPQYQQLNDSYQTPRQIFSSDHTRDPLLNPDVVKIRERQQAILKGLSELRQGLLQKQKELESGLIPTITQEENFISPF